A single region of the Chiroxiphia lanceolata isolate bChiLan1 chromosome 22, bChiLan1.pri, whole genome shotgun sequence genome encodes:
- the LOC116797390 gene encoding protein-arginine deiminase type-2-like, whose amino-acid sequence MPGGRTLRLQPGDRIEALCVLGSRIHADVHGAAPAGAVSFGVKHTEGVSVDVVSRGRDEAEPVPGSGTRWPLQEGTVLRFSMSQPSTEINDNKVTVSFYGEEGKPITQAGVFLTGIGISLDVDADQDGVVERNSPNKASWSWGPKGHGAILLVGCDKEIPSAPASNCDNEQVFNKEDLEDMAQMVLRMEGPQRLPRGYEIVLSVSVRDANRVGVFHVQNPFFGQRYVQVLGCRKLFHAVSYPGGAAELDFFVQGLCFPNDSFSGLVSIHVSLLETLAEGIPHTPAFTDTVVFRVAPWIMTPNTLAPVNVFLCSMKDNYLFTKEIQTLVTKAGCKLKVCFGYTNRGDRWMQDEIEFGYTHAPQKCFPVVLDSPRDRGMEQLPVKELLGSDFGYVHKEPLFEAITSLDSFGNVEVSPPVSVEGKEYPLGRILIGSSFPTSAGRRMTRMVRDFLHAQRVQAPVELYSDWLAVGNVNEFLTFVPTSDKKRFRMLMASPAACYKLFREKQKEGQGEATMFKGYSGTDTKRVTINKVLSNDILAQQNQYAQRCIDWNRDILKRELGLTEEDIIDLPALFKLDKQGKAVPYFPNTVTMIVLAKELGIPKPFGPVTAGECCLEQQIRSLLEPLGLSCRFLEEVASYHGSLGEVRCGTNVQRRPFAFKWWHFTP is encoded by the exons ATGCCGGGGGGCCGCACGCTGCGGCTGCAGCCCGGGGACCGCATCGAGGCCCTGTGCGTGCTGGGCTCCCGCATCCACGCCGATGTCCACGG GGCGGCCCCAGCCGGGGCGGTTTCCTTTGGGGTGAAGCACACGGAGGGGGTCAGTGTGGATGTGGTGTCCCGGGGCCGTGACGAGGCCGAGCCGGTGCCCGGCAGTGGGACGCGGTGGCCACTGCAGGAGGGGACAGTCCTGAGGTTCAGCATGAGCCAGCCTAGCACCGAGATCAACGACAACAAG GTCACTGTCAGCTTTTatggagaggaagggaagcCCATCACCCAAGCCGGAGTCTTCCTCACCGGCATCG GGATCTCCCTGGACGTCGACGCGGACCAGGACGGCGTGGTGGAGAGGAACAGCCCCAACAAG gccagctggagctgggggcCCAAGGGACACGGGGCCATCCTGCTGGTCGGCTGTGACAAGGAGATTCCCTCCGCTCCGGCGTCCAACTGCGACAATGAGCAGGTGTTCAACAAAGAAG ATTTGGAGGACATGGCCCAGATGGTGCTGAGGATGGAGGGGCCCCAGCGCCTGCCCCGGGGGTACGAAATCGTTCTCTCTGTTTCTGTCCGTGACGCCAACAGGGTTGGGGTGTTCCACGTGCAGA ATCCCTTCTTTGGGCAGCGCTATGTGCaggtgctgggctgcaggaagcTGTTCCATGCCGTGTCCTACCCCGGCGGGGCTGCCGAGCTCGACTTCTTTGTCCAGGGGCTCTGCTTTCCCAACGATTCCTTCTCCGGGCTGGTCTCCATCCATGTCAGCCTCCTGGAGACGCTGGCAGAG GGTATCCCCCACACTCCAGCCTTCACGGACACAGTGGTGTTCCGGGTGGCCCCGTGGATCATGACCCCCAACACCTTGGCACCGGTGAACGTCTTCCTCTGCAG caTGAAGGACAACTACCTGTTCACCAAGGAGATCCAGACCCTGGTGACCAAGGCCGGCTGCAAGCTGAAGGTTTGCTTCGGATACACCAACCGTGGGGATCGCTGGATGCAG GATGAGATTGAGTTTGGCTACACCCACGCTCCCCAAAAGTGCTTCCCAGTGGTGCTGGATTCCCCTCGGGAtagagggatggagcaactCCCCGTCAAGGAGCTGCTG GGCTCCGATTTCGGGTACGTGCACAAGGAGCCCCTCTTTGAAGCCATCACCAGCCTCGACTCCTTCGGCAACGTGGAGGTCAGTCCGCCCGTGTCCGTGGAGGGGAAGGAGTATCCCCTGGGCAGGATCCTCATCGGCAGCAGCTTCCCCAC ATCCGCAGGGAGGAGGATGACCAGGATGGTGAGGGACTTCCTCCATGCCCAGCGAGTCCAGGCTCCTGTGGAGCTCTACTCTGACTGGTTGGCTGTGGGCAACGTCAATGAGTTCCTCACGTTCGTGCCCACCTCGGACAAAAAG CGATTCCGGATGCTGATGGCCAGTCCTGCCGCATGCTACAAGCTTTTCCgggagaagcagaaggaaggcCAGGGAGAAGCCACCATGTTCAAAG GGTACTCGGGGACAGACACAAAACGAGTCACCATTAACAAGGTCCTTTCCAATGACATCCTGGCGCAGCAGAACCAGTATGCCCAG cGCTGCATCGACTGGAACAGGGATATCCTcaagagggagctgggattgaCAGAGGAGGACATCATCGACCTGCCCGCCCTCTTCAAGCTCGACAAGCAGGGCAAAGCTGTGCCGTATTTCCCCAACACG GTCACCATGATCGTCCTGGCCAAGGAGTTGGGCATCCCCAAACCCTTCGGCCCCGTGACGGCAGGGGAATGttgcctggagcagcagatccgCTCCCTCCTGGAGCCGCTGGGTCTGAGCTGCCGCTTCCTCGAGGAGGTGGCCTCCTACCATGGCAGCCTGGGAGAGGTCCGGTGTGGCACCAATGTCCAGCGACGGCCCTTCGCCTTCAAATGGTGGCACTTCACGCCATAG